From a single Falco rusticolus isolate bFalRus1 chromosome 17, bFalRus1.pri, whole genome shotgun sequence genomic region:
- the LOC119158588 gene encoding receptor-type tyrosine-protein phosphatase V-like isoform X1 → MQRLAARGEGTGWGQPLLRSYPHPQLVISLICSHLVPHETTAAAAACAVGAAAPGNAGRGTLLNLSVSDHSRSGSLLLSWDEPEGGAEGYLLALSSLGSGTLLQNGSAGPNITSFWFHGLTPGMCYKIEVTAMFACMETTSQTVTAQTSPSPVHNLSLSSSGSSEVLRASWAHARGQRDGYHLALYHSDSQALVRNVSILPNTSMFLFDGLLAGSEYALKVSTLAGSSQASTSIHQWTAPSIPTQLRLSPGSSTSLVASWAGAAGAAWLHLVLRNLLTQTVTTTLSARRGLTSYTFQHLHPGTPYWLGLSVTAGSYTVVGPNATAWTYPLSPGNVTLSSAEEQSSLQAHWSTPAGGRDFYLVTLQEGEDGAPTRNISVSGDNGHVTFHGLSPGKQYSVQVMAVAGPYRASARSTTAWTQPLAPSGVSLSSQGSSSSLLASWEEATGEGYMLALSPVEHTMRNSSLLKGVMNFTYEGLRPGTLYAFEVSTVAGPYTSSPRRITNWTYPLPPEQLTLSNQGRSTSLQASWKAAPSGSTGYTGTLWETRSREWVRNLTVVNNWTNVTFEGLVPGRQYTLEMAAMAGPYRSPVRSATDWTYPLAPAGVTLTNTRRPLGLSAFWDKGAGDVDQFHLQLYSKSHPVQRNISVGPNTNNFTFLGLSPGIQYFLKVTVLAGPYRSSSHFATEWTYPLSLANVSVQPGQRPQDLHVSWVESGGGREHLVQLSVAESLSIIRNVSVPRGVTQLDLEGLVPGSRYRMEIITQAGPHRTSSQTAIAYTVPLPPLSLLASPVSTAWALAVHWETPPGQRDGYLLSMHEEGSSAPARKLEAGKDSTNVTLAQLEPGTCYLIGIWAVAGPYRSLPRSVTGCTVPAAPTNLSLTNPGSSSELYMCWNKPPGRRDHYRVVLYSLSTQSKNRVQTLSPDAQNVTWMHLEAGSRFAVQVTAVKGSLEASSTNVTQWTYPLVPDNLTLGSPSASMLQVSWEAMGRRAEGYVVDVYDTASSAPVGHTVLSGDARSHIFRNLSPGSHYSVAVKATAGPFHASTPNLTHCTRPLPPAAVHWLSTGHPDRLSASWGAAAGGRDGYTLTLYHARLGTVAATASLGSDTHNFTFTDLTPGYEYSLEASATAGPYQAAAPNISGWTRPLPPATVRLLSTGHSDRLSASWGAAAGGRDGYTLTLYHARLGTVAATASLGSDTHNFTFMGLAPGSKYMLEVVSMAGSYKTPVANVSNWTYPLAPRNVYMTNQGYPNRLSASWQAEPQGQDSYRLLLYHSGSGIVAANVSVGKGTSKFTFSGLAPGHKYLLEVAAVAGPYTAAAGNISDWTTPSVPKNLSAVAEGNNTMLVSWGSISGQQDDCQLWLRDPRNSTLPWRHALGRGQVQHLLQGLIPGRNYSVSLSCVAGPYWSSTKPLAVPMEPNPVQDVQCLPESRSLYLNWTSSPGDVEVYEVVTERLSDDGPPTSKYVMSIPKSEASLEGLWPNSSYRIVVSTVGTNTMRSQAVTLLCNTTVEALPPPLRADIFQVEGSSTVVIPSDLFSEENGQIEYYGVVATTNDSLLRPTQDIMSSTWYDHYYGTEDSYLAVLIPNPFHLSPRSSPETWRVPVGTEECGQSRATCNGKLKANEQYRFSIAAFTKYDPVAPAVTFTMFSAAGSGADATPLSMPIIAGIITGFLLTLVTIFALVYWKQLRAKRTTKSSLPQEMVTYSLRNVHRPIPIQNFKQYYEMKTASANYAFFQEFEELKEVGKEQPKVEAELPANVSKNRYPHVLPYDHSRVKLSQLREEPHSDYINANFMPGYTSQQEFIATQGPLKKTIEDFWRLVWEQNICNIIMLTVCMENGRVLCDHYWPSESAPVSYGQVQVHLLMQSSSEEWTIREFKLWHEGLRAERHVSHLHYTAWPDHGIPESTTSIMTFRELVREHIQSTKDAGPTLVHCSAGVGRTGTFIALDRLLQQMKQEKVVDIFGVVYTLRMNRYLMIQTLSQYIFLHSCILDKILEEPLVGLSGTERSCRIPLKSFAQHYAQKAAKSHVGFLREYETLLEVVKEEASSATPSSGNQQARPSSSILPYDRSRVKFSLLEHGPFSGLLQVWRVPGCSSSREYLAVQGPDKLTMEDFWTLVWEQDIHTILTLLPRQEKVEVPSEECWPLEGDSLCTKMLTIQCGTEKLVSGWRCIQLKMKHEKKAKERQVQQFLYTLWSPKKQPDVQSLVELLTAVRQCMSPRKRAGPLLLHCSGGMSQMGTLISLDCLLHQMKAERTVDVYGVTLQLTRSCCLMTPTLDQYMFLYTCIRDIIAQKLP, encoded by the exons ATGCAGCGCCTCGCTGCCAGGGGAgaggggacaggctggggacagccacTGCTGAGAAgctacccccacccccaactcGTCATCTCTCTAATCTGCAGCCACCTCGTTCCCCATGAGACCaccgccgctgctgctgcttgtgctgtggGTGCCGCGGCTCCTGGGAACGCTGGCCGAG GAACTCTCCTGAACCTCAGCGTGAGTGACCACAGCCGGTCAGGCTCCCTCCTTCTGTCCTGGGATGAGCCAGAGGGGGGTGCCGAGGGATATTTGCTCGCCCTCTCCTCCCTGGGATCAGGCACGCTGCTGCAGAATGGATCGGCTGGACCCAACATCACCAGCTTCTGGTTCCACGGGCTGACCCCTGGCATGTGCTACAAGATTGAGGTGACAGCCATGTTTGCCTGCATGGAGACCACCAGCCAGACAGTCACAGCACAGACAA GTCCTTCACCTGTCCACAACCTGAGCCTGAGCAGCAGCGGGAGCTCCGAGGTGCTTCGTGCCTCCTGGGCACATGCCCGCGGGCAGCGAGATGGCTACCACCTTGCCCTCTACCACAGCGACTCCCAGGCGCTTGTGAGAAATGTGTCCATCCTGCCAAACACTTCCATGTTCCTGTTTGACGGGTTGCTGGCTGGCAGCGAGTATGCCTTGAAGGTCAGCACGCTGGCTGGATCCAGCCAGGCGAGCACCAGTATCCACCAGTGGACAG ctccctccatccccacccaGCTGAGGCTCAGCCCgggctccagcaccagcctcGTCGCCTCCTGGGCAGGTGCTGCGGGAGCCGCCTGGCTGCACCTTGTGCTCCGCAACCTCCTCACCCAGACGGTGACCACAACCCTGTCAGCCAGGAGGGGCCTCACCAGCTACACCTTCCAGCATCTCCACCCCGGCACCCCGTACTGGCTGGGGCTGAGTGTCACGGCTGGGTCCTACACTGTGGTGGGGCCCAATGCCACCGCTTGGACAT aCCCCCTGAGCCCTGGCAATGTGACCCTAAGCagtgcagaggagcagagctcCTTGCAGGCTCACTGGAGCAccccagcaggagggagggacTTCTACCTGGTGacgctgcaggagggagaggatggTGCTCCAACGAGGAACATCTCTGTCAGCGGCGACAATGGTCATGTCACCTTCCACGGGCTGAGCCCCGGAAAGCAATACTCTGTCCAGGTGATGGCGGTGGCTGGGCCTTACCGGGCATCAGCCCGCAGCACAACAGCCTGGACAC AGCCACTAGCACCATCTGGTGTGAGTCTGTCCAGCCAGGGGAGCTCCTCCAGCCTACTGGCCAGCTGGGAGGAGGCAACGGGAGAGGGCTACATGCTGGCACTCAGCCCGGTGGAGCACACCATGAGGAACAGCTCGCTGCTCAAAGGTGTCATGAACTTCACCTACGAGGGCCTCCGCCCTGGGACCCTCTACGCCTTTGAGGTCAGCACCGTGGCTGGCCCCTACACATCCTCACCCCGGCGCATCACCAACTGGACAT ATCCTTTGCCTCCAGAGCAGCTGACCCTCAGCAACCAGGGCCGCAGCACCTCTCTGCAAGcctcctggaaagcagctcCTTCTGGCAGCACCGGCTACACAGGCACCCTCTGGGAAACCAGGTCCCGTGAGTGGGTCAGGAACTTGACCGTGGTGAACAACTGGACGAATGTTACCTTTGAGGGCCTGGTCCCTGGGCGTCAGTATACACTGGAGATGGCTGCTATGGCTGGACCTTACAGATCCCCTGTGCGATCAGCCACAGACTGGACAT ACCCCCTGGCTCCGGCCGGCGTGACCCTGACCAACACCCGACGCCCACTGGGACTCTCTGCCTTCTGGGACAAGGGTGCTGGCGATGTGGACCAGTTCCACCTCCAGCTCTACAGCAAGAGCCATCCAGTGCAGAGGAACATCTCAGTGGGGCCAAACACCAACAACTTCACATTCCTGGGGCTGTCCCCTGGCATTCAGTACTTCCTGAAGGTGACCGTCCTTGCTGGCCCGTACAGATCCTCGTCACACTTTGCCACTGAGTGGACAT ATCCACTGTCTCTGGCTAACGTGAGTGTACAGCCTGGCCAGAGACCCCAGGACCTACATGTCAGCTGGGTGGAGTCAGGCGGTGGCAGAGAGCACTTGGTACAGCTCTCGGTGGCTGAGTCCCTGTCCATCATCAGGAATGTGTCTGTCCCCCGTGGAGTCACCCAGCTTGACCTGGAGGGGCTAGTGCCAGGCTCCCGGTACCGCATGGAGATCATTACTCAGGCTGGGCCTCATCGCACCTCCTCTCAGACTGCCATCGCCTACACTG TCCCACTACCTCCTCTTTCCCTGTTGGCAAGCCCTGTCAGCACTGCCTGGGCTCTGGCTGTGCACTGGGAGACCCCTCCAGGGCAGAGAGATGGGTACCTGCTCAGCATGCATGAGGAGGGCTCTTCTGCACCAGCAAGGAAGCTGGAAGCAGGGAAGGACAGCACCAATGtcaccctggcacagctggaacCGGGAACTTGCTACCTTATTGGTATCTGGGCAGTAGCTGGACCCTACCGTTCCCTCCCCAGGAGCGTCACTGGCTGCACAG TTCCTGCTGCACCAACAAACCTGAGCCTTACCAACCCAGGCAGCTCCTCAGAGCTTTACATGTGCTGGAACAAGCCCCCTGGCAGGAGGGACCACTACCGCGTTGTTCTGTATAGCCTCAGCACTCAGAGCAAGAATCGAGTCCAGACCTTGAGTCCAGATGCCCAAAACGTCACCTGGATGCACttggaggcaggcagcaggtttGCTGTGCAGGTGACTGCTGTGAAAGGCTCGCTTGAAGCTTCCTCCACCAACGTCACCCAATGGACAT ACCCCTTGGTCCCTGACAACCTCACCCTGggcagcccctctgcctccaTGCTGCAGGTCTCCTGGGAAGCAATGGGGCGAAGAGCAGAAGGCTACGTGGTGGATGTCTATGACACTGCCTCCAGCGCTCCTGTTGGGCACACGGTGCTGAGTGGGGATGCCAGGAGTCACATCTTCAGGAACCTGAGCCCTGGCAGCCACTACAGCGTGGCAGTGAAGGCCACAGCTGGACCCTTCCATGCCAGCACCCCCAACCTCACCCACTGCACAC GCCCGCTGCCCCCGGCTGCTGTGCACTGGCTGAGCACGGGGCACCCTGACAGGCTGAGCGcatcctggggggctgcggctgGGGGGCGAGATGGCTACACACTGACCCTGTACCACGCACGACTGGGCACTGTGGCAGCTACAGCCTCACTGGGGAGTGACACCCACAACTTCACCTTCACGGACCTGACCCCAGGATATGAGTACTCCCTGGAAGCCAGTGCCACGGCTGGACCAtaccaggcagcagcacccaacATCAGTGGCTGGACAC GcccgctgcccccagccacCGTGCGCTTGCTGAGCACGGGACACTCCGACAGGCTGAGCGCatcctggggagctgcagctgggggccGAGACGGCTACACACTGACCCTGTACCACGCACGACTGGGCACCGTGGCAGCTACAGCCTCACTGGGGAGTGACACCCACAACTTCACCTTCATGGGACTCGCCCCAGGAAGCAAGTATATGCTGGAGGTGGTGTCCATGGCTGGGTCCTACAAGACACCTGTGGCGAATGTCAGCAACTGGACGT ACCCGCTGGCACCCCGTAATGTGTACATGACAAACCAGGGGTATCCCAACAGGCTGAGTGCATCCTGGCAAGCTGAACCCCAAGGACAAGACAGTTACAGGCTTCTTCTGTATCACTCGGGATCAGGTATTGTGGCAGCCAATGTATCTGTTGGGAAAGGCACCAGCAAGTTCACCTTTTCTGGCCTGGCTCCAGGACACAAATACCTGCTGGAAGtggcagctgtggcagggcCTTACACAGCCGCTGCAGGAAACATCAGCGACTGGACAA CCCCCTCAGTTCCCAAAAATCTCTCTGCGGTGGCTGAAGGGAACAACACGATGCTCGTCTCCTGGGGCAGCATCTCTGGACAGCAGGACGACTGCCAGCTGTGGCTGCGGGATCCCAGGAACAGCACGCTGCCCTGGCGACATGCCCTCGGCAGAGGGCAAGTCCAGCACCTCCTGCAGGGGCTGATCCCAGGGAGGAACTACTCTGTCTCCTTGAGCTGTGTGGCTGGGCCCTACTGGAGCAGCACCAAACCCTTGGCAGTGCCGATGG AGCCAAACCCAGTGCAGGATGTGCAATGCCTACCAGAGTCAAGGAGCCTTTACTTAAACTGGACCAGCTCTCCTGGAGATGTGGAGGTTTATGAGGTGGTGACAGAGAGACTCTCTGATGATGGTCCTCCCACCTCCAAGTATGTCATGAGCATCCCTAAAAGCGAGGCCAGTCTGGAGGGGCTGTGGCCAAACTCCTCCTACCGAATTGTTGTGAGCACAGTGGGCACGAACACAATGAGAAGCCAGGCTGTGACTCTGCTCTGCAACACAACAGTGGAGG CCCTGCCTCCACCCCTGCGAGCAGATATCTTCCAGGTGGAGGGCAGCTCCACAGTTGTCATTCCATCTGACCTGTTCAGCGAGGAGAATGGCCAGATTGAGTATTACGGTGTCGTTGCTACCACTAATGATTCAC TGCTGAGGCCCACCCAGGACATCATGTCCAGCACATGGTATGACCACTATTATGGGACAGAGGACTCCTACCTGGCTGTGCTAATCCCCAATCCCTTCCATCTGAGCCCCAGGAGCTCCCCAGAAACCTGGCGAGTGCCAGTGGGAACAGAGGAGTGCGGCCAGTCCAGGGCAACATGCAACGGGAAGCTGAAAGCCAACGAACAGTACAG GTTCAGCATTGCTGCCTTCACCAAATATGACCCAGTAGCCCCTGCAGTGACGTTCACCATGTTCTCAG CTGCTGGATCTGGTGCAGATGCAACTCCACTGTCAATGCCAATAATCGCTGGAATCATCACGGGATTTCTCTTGACACTTGTCACTATTTTTGCTTTGGTCTACTGGAAACAGCTTAGAGCAAAGAG AACCACTAAGAGCAGCCTGCCTCAGGAAATGGTGACCTACAGCTTGAG AAACGTGCATCGGCCAATTCCCATACAGAACTTCAAGCAGTACTATGAGATGAAGACAGCAAGTGCTAACTACGCTTTTTTCCAGGAGTTTGAG GAGCTGAAGGAAGTTGGGAAGGAGCAGCCAAAGGTGGAGGCTGAGCTACCAGCAAACGTCTCCAAGAACAGATATCCCCACGTGCTGCCCT ATGATCACTCTCGGGTCAAGCTGAGCCAGCTGCGGGAGGAGCCCCACTCAGACTACATCAATGCAAACTTCATGCCT GGCTATACATCCCAGCAGGAGTTCATTGCCACCCAGGGCCCCCTGAAGAAAACGATAGAGGACTTTTGGAGGCTGGTGTGGGAGCAAAACATCTGCAACATCATCATGCTGACAGTGTGCATGGAGAATGGGCGG GTCCTCTGTGATCATTACTGGCCATCCGAATCGGCCCCAGTCTCCTATGGGCAGGTCCAGGTCCACCTGCtgatgcagagcagctctgaggagtgGACCATACGCGAGTTCAAACTGTGGCAT GAGGGTCTCCGGGCAGAGCGGCATGTGTCCCACCTGCACTACACGGCGTGGCCCGACCACGGGATCCCAGAGTCCACGACTTCGATCATGACCTTCAGAGAACTGGTCCGGGAGCACATCCAGAGCACCAAGGACGCGGGGCCAACCCTCGTGCACTGCAG CGCTGGCGTGGGCCGCACCGGCACCTTCATTGCCCTGGAccggctgctgcagcagatgaaGCAGGAGAAGGTGGTGGACATCTTTGGTGTTGTTTACACCTTGCGGATGAACCGTTACCTGATGATTCAGACACTG TCCCAGTATATTTTCCTGCACAGCTGTATCCTGGACAAGATCTTGGAGGAGCCGCTCGTGGGTTTATCAGGGACAGAGAG GTCCTGCCGTATCCCGCTGAAAAGCTTTGCTCAGCACTATGCCCAGAAGGCAGCCAAGTCCCATGTGGGCTTCCTGAGGGAGTACGAG ACCCTCCTAGAGGTAGTCAAGGAAGAAGCCAGCTCTGCAACACCATCTTCAGGCAACCAGCAGGCACGGCCCTCTTCCAGCATCCTCCCAT ATGATCGCTCCAGAGTGAAGTTTTCCCTGCTGGAACACGGCCCTTTCTCAGGTCTCCTGCAGGTGTGGCGTGTCCCG ggctgcagctccagcagggaaTATCTGGCTGTCCAGGGGCCTGACAAGTTGACCATGGAGGACTTCTGGACCCTGGTGTGGGAACAGGACATTCACACCATCCTAACACTTCTCCCACGGCAGGAGAAGGTGGAG GTCCCAAGCGAGGAGTGCTGGCCGCTGGAAGGAGACTCTCTCTGCACAAAGATGCTGACCATCCAGTGTGGCACAGAGAAGCTTGTCTCTGGATGGAGGTGTATCCAGCTCAAAATGAAACAC gagaagaaagcaaaggagaggcAGGTACAACAGTTCCTATACACGCTCTGGAGTCCCAAGAAGCAGCCAGATGTCCAGAGCCTGGTGGAGCTCCTCACTGCTGTCAGACAGTGCATGAGCCCCCGGAAGAGAGCCGGtcctctcctgctgcactgcag TGGTGGCATGAGCCAAATGGGGACGCTGATCTCCCTGGATTGCCTGTTGCACCAGATGAAAGCGGAGAGAACCGTGGATGTCTATGGCGTGACCCTCCAGCTGACAAGAAGCTGCTGTCTCATGACCCCGACTCTG GACCAGTACATGTTCCTGTACACCTGCATCCGGGACATCATTGCTCAGAAGCTGCCCTAA